One region of Archocentrus centrarchus isolate MPI-CPG fArcCen1 chromosome 6, fArcCen1, whole genome shotgun sequence genomic DNA includes:
- the LOC115782137 gene encoding uncharacterized protein LOC115782137 isoform X1: MSNSDRVVLALGGAGKVGSGIVKALLDKGFKVAVISRDSSRLEKLRSFVSPSTKDNLTTVVGNVGSEEEAEQVKQALLKEVGKVTDIVSSLGFSWWQGGPPHTQSLKDLHWVIETLLFSTFVSWKAFFPLVRDDSNCTYTLITGGAGEKLLMPGTGFLTVGAASTLAFCQVLREEYPELPCKLNQVKINTGVATPDHMAPGYLNHLDLGEAVAALIERRNTSHTTFTINCPADLKSVLLERNL, from the exons ATGTCGAACTCGGACAGGGTTGTGTTGGCTCTGGGAGGAGCGGGAAAAGTGGGCTCCGGGATCGTTAAAGCACTACTGGATAAAG gtttTAAAGTGGCAGTGATCTCCAGAGACAGCAGCCGACTGGAGAAACTCCGATCGTTTGTCTCTCCCAGCACAAAGGATAACCTCACCACTGTAGTGGGAAATGTGG GGtcggaggaggaggcggagcaGGTGAAGCAGGCCCTGCTGAAGGAGGTGGGGAAGGTCACCGACATAGTTTCCTCTCTGGGCTTCAGCTGGTGGCAGGGAGGACCCCCACACACCCAGTCCCTCAAAGATCTACACTGG GTCATTGAGACGTTGCTCTTCAGCACATTTGTGTCATGGAAGGCCTTCTTCCCCCTGGTGAGGGACGACTCCAACTGCACCTACACGCTGATCACAG gaggagcaggagagaagctgctgaTGCCCGGTACAGGCTTCCTCACCGTGGGAGCTGCCAGCACCCTGGCCTTCTGCCAGGTGCTGCGAGAGGAGTACCCCGAGCTGCCCTGTAAACTCAACCAG GTGAAGATTAACACAGGTGTAGCCACTCCTGATCACATGGCGCCCGGCTACCTgaaccatctggacctgggcGAGGCTGTCGCCGCCCTCATTGAAAGACGAAACACCTCCCACACCACCTTCACCATCAACTGCCCCGCAGACTTAAAGAGTGTCCTTCTGGAGAGGAACCTTTAG
- the spata2l gene encoding spermatogenesis associated 2-like, whose protein sequence is MSFSRKAGGDLVRAYDRSLELQIVEQGSSLPCRDEELWKKAEGLLRDGSAQEIHCLGLDPLNVMEESLEAVTVAGCRRQMRTRGGLRGLAKAFEVLEQAAVNLYLGPWRKEYSVIQMYSGTFTHCITPVLSMPQVENLFGLLGYQPSPSSSELLRLQSHAVSPTSADDFLRLSCAAFLARCECHLLVSALGKHSGDTQWELSAVLERQRGNSLQVAVDNTRKMLEVSEQTDGDVDLYGDEEANGGEQQVVLGNDESPCSVIWEAQSSLLHPAVKTHSNRSSSPLRESHASRSSSDSKMPGRRSRGEKKLEEAHSDPHSLQLEPVEAHKDEDVCSCLLNSDVCSYCTDCNALHSVTCAILQVCKEDSHIMKPMKEAEQSGGLRSPGLSVAALPLSEDPASMTPPPRAISYHGCCDLTKLDPQILCHTCRVFHSKSCREVISCRSKHDSSVLGKCCQCQKQCSRTPLVLCRYCGREYCNSCWYRNPVTCGCGQTFDQSSSV, encoded by the exons ATGAGCTTCTCCCGGAAGGCCGGCGGCGATCTAGTGAGAGCCTACGATCGCAGTCTGGAGCTGCAGATTGTGGAACAGGGCTCCAGCCTGCCATGCAGAGATGAGGAGCTGTGGAAAAAGGCGGAGGGGCTTCTGAGGGATGGAAGTGCTCAGGAGATACACTGCCTGGGTCTGGATCCACTTAATGTGATGGAGGAGTCGCTCGAGGCGGTTACAGTAGCAGGATGCAGGAGGCAGATGAGAACCAGAGGAGGACTGCGAGGCCTGGCTAAAGCTTTTGAGGTGCTGGAGCAAGCGGCGGTGAACCTGTACCTGGGTCCCTGGAGGAAGGAGTACAGCGTAATCCAG ATGTACTCGGGCACCTTCACGCACTGCATCACACCTGTGCTGTCGATGCCGCAGGTAGAGAACCTGTTTGGCCTGTTAGGGTACCAGCCCAGCCCGTCATCGTCTGAGCTGCTTCGGCTCCAGTCGCACGCAGTCAGCCCCACCTCTGCGGACGACTTTCTTCGTTTGTCTTGTGCCGCCTTCTTGGCCCGCTGCGAGTGTCACCTTCTCGTATCGGCTCTGGGGAAGCACAGTGGTGACACCCAGTGGGAGCTGAGTGCAGTGCTGGAGAGGCAGCGaggaaacagcctgcag GTTGCTGTGGACAACACCAGGAAGATGCTGGAGGTCAGTGAGCAGACTGATGGAGACGTGGATCTGTACGGTGATGAAGAGGCTAATGGAGGCGAGCAGCAGGTGGTTCTCGGTAATGACGAGAGTCCCTGCTCAGTAATCTGGGAGGCTCAAAGCAGTTTGTTGCACCCTGCtgtcaaaacacacagcaacagaTCGTCGTCCCCGCTGCGGGAATCACACGCCAGCAGAAGCTCCTCAGACAGCAAGATGCCGGGCCGGCGTTCCCGTGGTGAGAAGAAGCTGGAAGAAGCACACTCTGATCCCCACAGTCTGCAGTTAGAGCCAGTGGAAGCTCATAAGGATGAAGATGTGTGCAGCTGTCTCCTCAACTCAGATGTTTGTTCTTACTGCACTGACTGCAACGCCTTGCACAGTGTCACCTGTGCCATCCTTCAGGTTTGCAAAGAGGACAGTCACATCATGAAACCGATGAAGGAAGCGGAGCAGAGCGGAGGCCTCAGATCACCCGGCCTCAGTGTGGCAGCCCTACCTCTGAGCGAAGACCCCGCATCAATGACTCCACCCCCTCGTGCCATCTCCTACCATGGCTGCTGTGATCTCACCAAGCTAGACCCTCAGATCCTGTGCCACACCTGCAGAGTCTTCCACTCTAAATCCTGTAGAGAGGTCATATCCTGCCGGTCAAAACATGACAGCTCAGTGCTGGGAAAGTGCTGCCAGTGTCAGAAGCAGTGCTCCAGAACTCCTCTGGTTCTGTGCAGATACTGTGGCAGGGAATACTGTAACAGCTGTTGGTACAGGAATCCCGTTACGTGCGGCTGCGGCCAAACGTTTGACCAGTCGTCTTCTGTGTGA
- the LOC115782137 gene encoding uncharacterized protein LOC115782137 isoform X2 has product MSNSDRVVLALGGAGKVGSGIVKALLDKGSEEEAEQVKQALLKEVGKVTDIVSSLGFSWWQGGPPHTQSLKDLHWVIETLLFSTFVSWKAFFPLVRDDSNCTYTLITGGAGEKLLMPGTGFLTVGAASTLAFCQVLREEYPELPCKLNQVKINTGVATPDHMAPGYLNHLDLGEAVAALIERRNTSHTTFTINCPADLKSVLLERNL; this is encoded by the exons ATGTCGAACTCGGACAGGGTTGTGTTGGCTCTGGGAGGAGCGGGAAAAGTGGGCTCCGGGATCGTTAAAGCACTACTGGATAAAG GGtcggaggaggaggcggagcaGGTGAAGCAGGCCCTGCTGAAGGAGGTGGGGAAGGTCACCGACATAGTTTCCTCTCTGGGCTTCAGCTGGTGGCAGGGAGGACCCCCACACACCCAGTCCCTCAAAGATCTACACTGG GTCATTGAGACGTTGCTCTTCAGCACATTTGTGTCATGGAAGGCCTTCTTCCCCCTGGTGAGGGACGACTCCAACTGCACCTACACGCTGATCACAG gaggagcaggagagaagctgctgaTGCCCGGTACAGGCTTCCTCACCGTGGGAGCTGCCAGCACCCTGGCCTTCTGCCAGGTGCTGCGAGAGGAGTACCCCGAGCTGCCCTGTAAACTCAACCAG GTGAAGATTAACACAGGTGTAGCCACTCCTGATCACATGGCGCCCGGCTACCTgaaccatctggacctgggcGAGGCTGTCGCCGCCCTCATTGAAAGACGAAACACCTCCCACACCACCTTCACCATCAACTGCCCCGCAGACTTAAAGAGTGTCCTTCTGGAGAGGAACCTTTAG